From Gemmatimonadaceae bacterium, the proteins below share one genomic window:
- a CDS encoding DUF3108 domain-containing protein, with product MKSRWLHLLLAICLPASLAAQLPSVTMPPVRPPFPIGEALEYRVHVAIGGNVGQGQMRVEGPVVEQGVSTWKLVFELEAGRGPVRAVDRTASWLDPLRFASLRYEKTERHPLSRSEERVVMDLGAGTWRDGEDAPKPLGSPLPLDELSFIYFLRTLPLEKDTTFSFERHFDASRNPTVVHIRGEEVVETSVGIFRTRIVEMEVKDPKRYRGTGTVRINIAVSDCHVPVRIRSSMPLLGATTLTLTGWVSPPRYPGALPCEGWRPRAVSGENPYRVVRSSPHPSSGATLLSGDAPHEILHARVTDTSALASFPLLESTMTRTRITGTLLAVAALAVLTAWRPSLDPLSLKDGSRLWFDGTSTVRDWSCKAPRIDAMIDAEAGAPAAVLAGQKAVKTVTLTFPVAQLDCENRTMNGHMMKALNSDKHQEIRFTLSGYELAKATAVTGSLQGTLLLNGQTRPITVPVTFAAAEGALRVTGSYPLKMTDWGVEPPRLMMGALKVGETVTVQFDLLLNN from the coding sequence GTGAAATCACGCTGGCTACACCTTCTGCTTGCCATCTGCCTGCCGGCATCGCTGGCCGCTCAGCTGCCGTCCGTCACGATGCCGCCGGTGCGCCCGCCGTTTCCCATCGGCGAGGCGCTGGAGTATCGCGTGCACGTCGCCATTGGCGGCAACGTCGGTCAGGGGCAGATGCGCGTCGAGGGGCCCGTGGTGGAGCAGGGGGTCAGCACCTGGAAGCTCGTGTTCGAGCTGGAAGCTGGGCGTGGGCCCGTGCGCGCGGTCGATCGCACGGCCTCCTGGCTCGACCCACTGCGCTTTGCCAGCCTCCGCTACGAGAAGACCGAGCGCCACCCGCTCTCGCGCAGTGAGGAACGCGTCGTGATGGACCTCGGGGCCGGCACCTGGCGCGACGGCGAGGACGCGCCCAAGCCGCTCGGCTCCCCCCTGCCGCTGGATGAGCTGTCCTTCATCTACTTCCTGCGGACGCTGCCGCTGGAGAAGGACACGACCTTCTCCTTCGAGCGCCACTTCGACGCCTCCCGCAATCCCACGGTGGTGCACATCCGCGGCGAGGAGGTCGTGGAGACCTCGGTCGGGATCTTCCGCACCCGCATCGTCGAGATGGAGGTGAAGGACCCCAAGCGGTATCGCGGGACCGGCACGGTGCGCATCAATATCGCGGTATCGGACTGCCACGTTCCGGTCCGGATCCGCTCGTCGATGCCCCTGCTGGGCGCCACGACTCTGACGCTGACAGGGTGGGTGTCTCCGCCCCGCTACCCTGGGGCGCTGCCCTGCGAGGGATGGCGCCCTAGGGCAGTGAGTGGGGAAAACCCCTACCGAGTAGTCCGCTCCAGCCCGCACCCAAGTTCCGGTGCAACCCTACTGTCAGGGGACGCCCCACACGAGATACTCCATGCACGAGTGACGGACACGTCCGCACTCGCCTCGTTCCCCCTGCTGGAGTCCACGATGACACGCACTCGGATCACCGGAACCCTGCTCGCAGTCGCCGCCTTGGCGGTGCTGACGGCGTGGCGTCCCTCGCTTGATCCGCTCAGCCTGAAGGACGGCAGTCGCCTCTGGTTTGACGGCACTTCCACCGTCCGCGACTGGAGCTGCAAGGCGCCCCGCATCGACGCCATGATCGATGCCGAAGCCGGCGCGCCGGCCGCGGTGCTGGCCGGCCAGAAGGCGGTCAAGACGGTGACCCTGACCTTCCCGGTCGCGCAGCTCGACTGCGAGAACCGCACGATGAATGGCCACATGATGAAGGCGCTCAACAGCGACAAGCACCAGGAGATCCGTTTCACGCTGAGCGGCTACGAACTCGCGAAGGCGACCGCGGTGACGGGCTCGCTGCAGGGCACGCTGCTGCTGAACGGCCAGACCCGGCCGATCACGGTGCCGGTGACCTTTGCGGCCGCGGAAGGCGCCCTGCGTGTGACGGGCAGCTATCCGCTCAAGATGACCGATTGGGGCGTCGAGCCCCCGAGGCTGATGATGGGCGCCCTGAAGGTGGGCGAGACAGTGACGGTGCAGTTCGATCTGTTGCTCAACAACTGA
- a CDS encoding type II secretion system F family protein has protein sequence MPAFVYTARTASGELKSATIEAANKEDVVAQLKRMRMNVVKVEEQSKTAPKTKGSIAMRDIVIFTRQFSTMINSGLPLVQALDILSKQSENPVLQAVTRQVVFDVESGHTVADALAKHPNAFTELYVNMVAAGEAGGILDTILLRLATFMEKNDALVRKVKGAMIYPGVIMGVAGSAITILLLFVIPTFQSMFESVGLALPLPTRIVIGMSEFLQSWWWALIIAGVVAVQSLRKYYGTPDGQLRIDRMLLKAPVLGDVLRKSAVSRFTRTLGTLISSGVSILDGLEITAKTAGNRVISDAIMASRSSIAGGDTISAPLAKSGVFPPMVISMIAVGEQTGGLDEMLSKIADFYDEEVDAAVGGLLALMEPMMIVFLGVVVGGMVVAMYLPIFDMINAVQ, from the coding sequence ATGCCAGCCTTTGTCTATACCGCACGCACCGCCTCCGGCGAACTCAAGTCCGCGACCATCGAGGCCGCGAACAAGGAAGACGTCGTCGCGCAGCTGAAGCGTATGCGGATGAACGTCGTGAAGGTCGAGGAGCAGTCGAAGACCGCCCCGAAGACCAAGGGCTCGATTGCGATGCGCGACATCGTGATCTTCACCCGCCAGTTCTCGACCATGATCAACTCGGGCCTGCCGCTCGTGCAGGCCCTGGACATCCTGTCCAAGCAGTCGGAGAACCCCGTGCTGCAGGCGGTGACGCGGCAGGTGGTGTTCGACGTCGAGTCGGGCCACACGGTGGCCGACGCGCTGGCCAAGCATCCGAACGCGTTCACGGAGCTCTACGTGAACATGGTGGCGGCGGGCGAGGCGGGCGGTATCCTGGACACGATCCTCCTGCGTCTCGCGACGTTCATGGAAAAGAACGACGCCCTGGTTCGCAAGGTGAAAGGCGCCATGATCTACCCTGGCGTCATCATGGGCGTGGCCGGCTCCGCCATCACCATCCTGCTGCTGTTCGTGATCCCGACGTTCCAAAGCATGTTCGAGTCGGTCGGCCTGGCCCTGCCGCTGCCGACGCGCATCGTGATCGGGATGTCGGAGTTCTTGCAGAGCTGGTGGTGGGCGCTGATCATCGCCGGCGTGGTCGCGGTGCAGTCGCTGCGGAAGTACTACGGCACGCCTGACGGCCAACTGCGCATTGACCGGATGCTGCTCAAGGCCCCGGTACTCGGCGATGTGCTGCGCAAGTCGGCCGTGTCGCGCTTCACGCGTACGCTGGGTACGCTGATCAGCTCGGGCGTGAGCATCCTGGACGGCCTCGAGATCACAGCCAAAACGGCGGGCAACCGCGTCATCTCGGACGCCATCATGGCCTCGCGCTCGTCGATCGCCGGTGGTGATACGATCTCGGCGCCGCTGGCCAAGTCCGGCGTGTTCCCGCCGATGGTGATCTCGATGATCGCCGTGGGCGAGCAGACAGGCGGCCTCGACGAGATGCTGTCGAAGATCGCCGACTTCTACGACGAGGAAGTGGACGCCGCGGTGGGCGGCCTGCTCGCCCTGATGGAGCCGATGATGATCGTGTTCCTCGGCGTCGTGGTCGGCGGCATGGTCGTGGCGATGTACCTGCCGATCTTCGACATGATCAACGCGGTGCAGTAA